The proteins below come from a single Loxodonta africana isolate mLoxAfr1 chromosome 20, mLoxAfr1.hap2, whole genome shotgun sequence genomic window:
- the ETNK2 gene encoding ethanolamine kinase 2: MAVPPSAPPPRSPFYLRRQTSWPQCSWGMEEKAAASVGCREPPGPQRAAAVPCFGISVDQDDILPGALRLIQELRPHWRPEQVQTKRFTDGMTNKLVACYVEEDMQDCVLVRVYGERTELLVDRENEVRSFQLLQEHGCAPKLYCTFQNGLCYEYMPGMALGPEHIGEPQLFRLIALEMAKIHAIHANGTLPKPTLWHKMYDYLTLVKNEINPSLSADVPKVEVLERELAWLKEHLSQLDSPVVFCHNDLLCKNIIYDSTKGHVRFIDYEYADYNYQAYDIGNHFNEFAGVNEVDYCRYPSRETQLQWLSYYLQAQKGMAVTPREVEKLYVQVNKFALASHFFWALWALIQNQYSTIDFDFLRYAVIRFNQYFKVKPQVSALEMPK, from the exons ATGGCTGTTCCCCCTTCGGCTCCGCCGCCGCGCTCGCCCTTTTACCTGAGGAGGCAGACGTCTTGGCCGCAGTGCTCATGGGGCATGGAGGAGAAGGCGGCGGCCAGTGTGGGCTGCCGGGAGCCGCCGGGCCCCCAGAGGGCCGCCGCCGTCCCGTGCTTCGGCATATCCGTGGACCAGGACGACATCCTCCCCGGCGCCCTGCGCCTCATCCAGGAGCTGCGGCCGCACTGGAGGCCCGAGCAAGTTCAGACCAAG CGCTTCACCGATGGCATGACCAACAAGCTGGTGGCCTGCTACGTGGAGGAGGACATGCAGGATTGTGTGCTGGTCCGGGTGTACGGGGAGCGGACGGAGCTGCTAGTGGACCGTGAGAATGAGGTCAGGAGCTTCCAGTTGCTGCAAGAACATGGCTGTGCCCCCAAACTCTACTGCACCTTCCAGAATGGGCTGTGCTACGAGTACATGCCGGGCATGGCCTTGGGGCCCGAGCACATCGGGGAGCCCCAGCTCTTCAG GTTAATCGCGTTAGAAATGGCAAAAATCCACGCCATCCACGCCAACGGCACCCTGCCCAAGCCCACCCTCTGGCACAAGATGTATGACTATCTCACCCTTGTGAAGAATGAGATCAACCCCAG CCTTTCTGCAGATGTCCCTAAGGTAGAAGTACTGGAACGGGAGCTGGCCTGGCTGAAGGAGCATCTGTCCCAGTTGGACTCCCCTGTGGTGTTCTGTCACAATGACCTGCTCTGCAAGAATATCATCTATGACAGCACCAAAG GTCATGTACGGTTCATTGACTATGAATATGCCGACTACAACTACCAAGCGTATGACATTGGCAACCATTTCAATGAGTTTGCAG GTGTGAATGAAGTTGATTACTGCCGGTACCCCTCGAGGGAGACCCAGCTGCAGTGGCTGAGCTACTACCTGCAGGCACAAAAAGGGATGGCCGTGACCCCCAGGGAGGTGGAGAAGCTCTATGTGCAAGTCAACAAGTTTGCCCTG GCATCTCACTTCTTCTGGGCACTCTGGGCCCTTATCCAGAACCAATACTCTACCATCGACTTTGATTTCCTCAG GTACGCGGTGATCCGATTCAACCAGTACTTCAAGGTGAAGCCTCAAGTGTCGGCCTTGGAGATGCCAAAGTGA